A single genomic interval of Mycosarcoma maydis chromosome 8, whole genome shotgun sequence harbors:
- a CDS encoding Chitin synthase 8: MSALDEVAKLSQLTNITPDTIFSVLRDRFYAGLPYTALSDSILVSVNPYASSGNRNSDDTLREYTSDYRQTNKQLRAATLPPHIFAHACNAYFYMRRTGQDQSLLMAGDTSSGKSEVRRLALRALIDLSVAPPGKKGSKLGVQIPSAEYILEALGNSRTLENSNASRFGKYTELQFSDSGKLVGAKTLDYYLEKNRVVSAASSERNFHIFHYMVAGASDEEKQYLGIHDAASFRYLGQASRNMDTQDAAKFDRLKLAFKNVGFSKRNVASICQVLAAILHLGNIEFHYDRQRTQDSATIRNPEVLDKVAEYLGISSKSLEEALTYKTKMIRNEVCTILLDADGASDHRDDLAKSLYSLLFAWVNESLNEKLCRDDFDTFIGLLDLPGFQNLSKGNSLDQFCVNFACENLHRFMLRSVFEKRRDEFADEGISHLSPEVPYFDNAETLRLMTNQPGGLIHIMDDQARRMPKKTDQTMIEAFGKRWGNHPSFKVGPADRSGFSSFTISHYNSAVTYTSENLLEKNSEVVSTDFVSLLRGNPQESGKLRNDSSQSSGSTIPFIRGIFNTKVLKTQSHPKNDQTIVAAQQSVKPMRAPSTRRPNRGNTIKRTNTIKKADDDDSDEDAADAADASTSKKNAVRCVAGDFRGALDLLLETLEDTKTWFTLCLRPNDNQLPNQFEARVVKQQITTLGLSEMSRKLLNEYSVSMTYEEFCQRYADVPSLQAVQMRDAVSGEAKQKFSAARQVMSWSDQEAVSGRVKVFLSHTAFRELEDELRAADAEEVKNNEKRAQLDADAAARGESDPFSPVAVLADDYTRSRSNDFVGAYGDPFKERSSVALPLVGRGAAGNEDDLEEVKSQYSGMSGTLARHSFVGGLSGAPSFVASEAYAPSRNMFADMGKNGLNEKAGTAAFTEEPLGEVAEEVGVSSTRRKWVALTWAITFWIPSFILSRFRSLKRPDIRMAWREKLAINLIIWFICACAVFVIVVLGNLICPKQHVYSPTEFASHKGDSSFTAIRGEVFDLSNLVASHKTIVPVVPANSILAYAGEDATPIFPVQVNALCNGVDGNVSPWVQLSNENSTDKHAQYHDFRSYHIDDARPDWYYESMWLLRSNYRVGFMGYTTDGIRDILSEGRAVAIYRGDIYDVSDYIKQGNQGVLRAPDGFQAPANTNRKFMSDAIISLIAQNPGKDITKQLDNLPLDPVVLDRQRVCLRNLYFIGKVDHRNSPQCRFAQYILLALSLFMVAILGFKFLAALQFGRARKPEDHDKFVICQVPCYTEGEESMRKTINSLAALKYDDKRKLLFIICDGMIVGSGNDRPTPRIVLDILGADPNLEPEALSFLSLGEGSKQHNMAKIYSGLYEHHGHVVPYIVVVKCGKPSERSRPGNRGKRDSQLVLMRFLNKVHFGLPMNPMELEIYHQIKNVIGVNPSFYEYILQVDADTEVEAMSLNRFISAFIRDKKVIGLCGETALSNAKASIITMLQVYEYYISHYLAKAFESLFGSVTCLPGCFSMFRIRTPDTHRPLFIASQIVEDYAENRVDTLHTKNLLHLGEDRYLTTLVLKHFGKYKTIFVRDCKAWTVAPDDWKVLLSQRRRWINSTVHNLVELIFTPGLCGFCLFSMRFIVFIDLLSTIIAPVTVCYIVYLIVLVATANGTVPLTAIIMLAAIYGCQAVIFLLNRKFEMIGWMIVYIIGIPIWSLFLPLYSFWHMDDFSWGNTRVVMGEKGQKVVLHEEGTFDPSEIPLQTWTDYENELWERNSARSIGSIIEAARAENKSLGSRAGSQYAPSLYGQPMLPHNASFGHSPSPSYGGTPSQFGAFAPGPGSQIGGSQIGAGAGYFPQDAARQSTYSIGGGYGGQAMSMYGLPPSSSFGVPTGGSGFMPQPFNTTASMYGYPQQVAATQSIYGGSQLGFGGGFATAEQQQQQQQQQQAAGLSGSGGSKSPPREAVAGGLPSDSQIKLDIRSLIAESDLTTITKKQLRAKLEQKYATSIESKKAFINSEIENVLSES; the protein is encoded by the coding sequence ATGTCGGctctcgacgaggtggccAAGCTCTCGCAGCTCACCAACATCACTCCTGATACCATCTTTTCCGTCCTTCGCGATCGATTCTACGCCGGACTCCCCTACACCGCCCTCTCGGATTCCATCCTCGTCTCGGTCAACCCGTACGCCTCGTCTGGAAACCGCAACAGCGATGACACCTTGCGCGAATACACTAGCGACTATCGCCAGACCAACAAGCAGCTTCGCGCAGCCACCTTGCCCCCGCACATCTTTGCCCACGCCTGCAATGCTTACTTTTACATGCGACGCACCGGCCAAGATCAGAGCTTACTCATGGCCGGAGACACCTCAAGCGGAAAGAGCGAAGTTCGTCGTCTTGCCCTCAGAGCCCTTATCGACCTCAGCGTAGCTCCTCCCGGCAAAAAGGGCTCCAAGCTAGGCGTACAGATCCCCTCAGCAGAATACATCCTCGAAGCTCTCGGAAACTCGCGCACCCTCGAAAACAGCAATGCCTCTCGCTTCGGAAAGTACACTGAACTTCAGTTTTCCGACTCGGGCAAGCTCGTTGGCGCAAAGACGCTCGACTACTACCTCGAAAAGAACCGCGTCGTCAGCGCTGCGTCCAGCGAGCGCAACTTTCACATTTTCCACTACATGGTCGCCGGTGCCTCGGATGAGGAAAAGCAATACCTTGGCATTCACGACGCTGCCTCCTTCCGCTACCTTGGCCAGGCCTCGCGCAACATGGACACCCAAGATGCCGCCAAATTTGACAGGCTCAAGCTTGCATTCAAGAACGTTGGCTTCTCCAAACGTAACGTTGCCTCCATTTGTCAGGTGCTCGCTGCCAttctccatctcggcaACATCGAGTTCCACTACGATCGTCAACGCACTCAGGACTCTGCCACCATCCGCAATCCAGAagtgctcgacaaggtggcCGAATACCTCGGCATCTCCTCCAAGTCACTCGAGGAAGCGCTCACATACAAGACAAAGATGATCCGTAACGAGGTCTGCACCATCCTcctcgatgccgacggTGCTTCGGACCACCGTGACGACCTCGCAAAATCCCTCTACTCGCTCCTCTTTGCCTGGGTCAACGAGAGCCTCAACGAAAAGCTCTGTCGTGACGACTTTGACACGTTTATCGGCCTTCTCGATCTTCCCGGCTTCCAGAACCTGTCTAAAGGCAACTCGCTCGATCAGTTCTGTGTCAACTTTGCCTGCGAGAACCTTCACCGCTTCATGCTTCGCAGCGTCTTTGAAAAGCGGCGCGACGAGTTTGCCGACGAGGGCATCAGCCACCTCTCGCCCGAGGTCCCTTACTTTGACAATGCAGAGACGTTGCGTCTCATGACCAACCAGCCCGGTGGCTTGATCCACATCATGGACGACCAGGCGCGCAGGATGCCCAAGAAGACCGATCAGACCATGATCGAAGCCTTTGGCAAGCGATGGGGCAACCATCCCTCCTTCAAGGTCGGTCCCGCCGACCGTAGCGGCTTTTCGAGCTTCACCATCAGCCACTACAACAGCGCCGTCACATATACCAGCGAAAACCTGCTGGAGAAGAACAGCGAGGTGGTCAGCACCGACTTTGTCTCGCTTCTTCGCGGCAACCCACAGGAATCTGGCAAGCTCCGTAACGACTCCTCCCAGTCTTCCGGCTCCACCATCCCCTTTATCCGCGGCATCTTCAACACCAAGGTACTCAAGACGCAATCGCATCCAAAGAACGATCAGACCATCGTTGCAGCTCAGCAATCCGTCAAGCCTATGCGCGCTCCCTCCACACGCCGACCCAACCGCGGCAACACTATCAAGCGCACCAACACGATCAAGAAGgcggatgacgatgactcggacgaagacgctgccgatgccgcCGACGCCTCCACTTCTAAGAAGAACGCCGTTCGATGTGTCGCCGGCGACTTCCGTGGCGCGCTTGATCTTTTGTTAGAGACGCTCGAAGACACCAAGACCTGGTTCACGCTCTGCCTTCGTCCCAACGACAACCAGCTTCCCAATCAGTTTGAGGCTCGCGTAGTCAAACAGCAGATCACTACGCTCGGTCTCTCCGAGATGTCGCGTAAACTCCTCAACGAGTACAGCGTCAGCATGACCTACGAGGAGTTCTGTCAGCGATACGCCGACGTTCCTTCGCTTCAGGCTGTCCAGATGCGCGATGCAGTCTCCGGCGAGGCCAAGCAGAAATTCTCGGCGGCACGCCAGGTCATGTCTTGGTCCGACCAAGAGGCGGTTTCAGGCCGTGTCAAGGTGTTCCTTTCGCATACGGCTTTccgcgagctcgaagatgAGCTCCGcgctgccgatgcagaGGAAGTCAAGAACAACGAGAAACGtgctcagctcgatgccgatgcagcagcgcgcgGCGAATCGGACCCTTTCTCACCTGTGGCCGTCTTGGCCGACGACTACAcccgcagccgcagcaacGACTTTGTCGGCGCTTACGGCGATCCGTTCAAGGAGCGCTCTTCTGTCGCCCTTCCGCTCGTCGGTCGTGGCGCTGCCGGTAACGAGGATGATCTCGAAGAGGTCAAGAGCCAGTATTCGGGCATGTCCGGCACTCTTGCCCGACATAGCTTTGTGGGAGGCCTCAGCGGCGCTCCCTCCTTCGTCGCCTCCGAAGCGTACGCTCCCTCTCGTAACATGTTTGCCGACATGGGCAAGAATGGTCTCAACGAAAAGGCCGGCACCGCTGCCTTCACCGAAGAGCCACTCGGTGAAGTTGCCGAAGAGGTTGGCGTCAGCTCGACTCGTCGAAAGTGGGTCGCTTTAACCTGGGCAATCACCTTCTGGATTCCTAGCTTCATCCTTAGCCGCTTCCGTTCTCTTAAGAGGCCCGATATCCGCATGGCATGGCGCGAGAAGCTTGCCATCAACCTCATCATCTGGTTCATCTGCGCTTGTGCCGTCTTTGTGATTGTCGTCCTTGGAAACCTCATCTGCCCCAAACAGCACGTCTACAGTCCCACCGAATTCGCCTCTCACAAAGGTGACTCCTCCTTCACCGCCATTCGCGGTGAAGTGTTCGATCTCAGCAACCTCGTTGCCAGCCACAAGACGATCGTACCCGTCGTCCctgccaactcgatccTGGCCTATGCCGGAGAGGATGCCACTCCGATATTCCCCGTTCAGGTCAATGCACTCTGCAACGGCGTTGACGGCAACGTCAGCCCATGGGTGCAGCTGTCTAACGAGAACTCGACCGACAAGCACGCTCAGTACCACGACTTCCGATCTTACCACATTGACGACGCGCGACCGGACTGGTACTACGAGAGCatgtggctgctgcgctccAACTACCGCGTTGGCTTCATGGGTTACACAACCGATGGTATCCGTGATATTCTTTCCGAAGGACGAGCGGTTGCTATTTACCGCGGCGACATCTACGACGTGTCTGATTACATCAAGCAAGGCAATCAGGGTGTGCTGAGGGCCCCAGACGGCTTTCAGGCTcccgccaacaccaaccGCAAGTTTATGAGTGACGCCATCATCAGCCTGATCGCCCAAAACCCGGGTAAGGACATCACTAAGCAGCTCGATAACCTGCCGCTCGACCCCGTCGTGCTCGATCGTCAACGGGTCTGTTTGCGAAACCTCTACTTTATTGGCAAGGTCGACCACCGCAACTCGCCACAGTGTCGTTTCGCGCAGTACATTCTCTTGGCCCTTTCGCTTTTCATGGTGGCGATTCTCGGATTCAAGTTCCTTGCTGCACTCCAGTTTGGACGCGCTCGAAAGCCAGAGGACCACGACAAGTTTGTCATTTGCCAGGTACCCTGTTACACCGAGGGGGAGGAGTCGATgcgcaagacgatcaaCTCGCTGGCGGCGCTCAAGTACGAcgacaagcgcaagctgTTGTTCATCATTTGCGACGGCATGATTGTCGGTTCTGGAAACGACCGTCCCACGCCACGAATCGTGCTAGACATCCTTGGTGCGGACCCAAACTTGGAACCCGAGGCGCTCAGCTTCCTTTCGCTCGGCGAaggcagcaagcagcatAACATGGCTAAGATCTACAGCGGCCTCTACGAGCATCACGGTCACGTTGTTCCTTACATTGTCGTTGTCAAGTGTGGTAAGCCGTCGGAGCGTTCGCGACCTGGCAATCGTGGTAAACGTGATTCTCAGCTGGTCCTCATGCGTTTCCTCAACAAGGTGCACTTTGGTCTGCCCATGAATCCAATGGAGCTCGAGATCTACCACCAGATCAAAAACGTCATTGGTGTCAACCCGAGCTTCTACGAGTACATTCTGCAGGTCGATGCCGATACCGAAGTTGAGGCCATGTCACTCAACCGCTTCATCTCGGCTTTTATCCGTGACAAAAAGGTGATCGGTCTTTGTGGTGAGACGGCGCTCTCCAACGCCAAGGCAAGCATCATCACCATGCTTCAGGTTTACGAGTACTACATTTCGCACTACCTGGCCAAGGCATTCGAGAGTCTGTTTGGATCCGTCACCTGTCTGCCCGGTTGTTTCTCCATGTTCCGCATCCGCACTCCCGACACACACCGACCACTGTTCATCGCTTCGCAGATTGTGGAAGACTACGCCGAGAACCGCGTCGACACGCTTCACACCAAAAATTTGCTGCATCTGGGTGAAGATCGTTACCTGACGACGTTGGTGCTCAAACACTTTGGCAAGTACAAAACCATCTTTGTTCGTGACTGCAAGGCTTGGACTGTTGCGCCAGACGACTGGAAGGTGCTGCTTtcgcagcgacgacgttgGATCAACTCGACCGTGCACAACTTGGTGGAGCTCATCTTCACTCCTGGTCTCTGCGGTTTTTGCCTCTTCTCGATGCGATTCATTGTGTTTATCGATTTGCTGTCGACCATCATCGCACCTGTGACAGTGTGCTACATTGTCTACCTTATTGTCCTGGTGGCCACGGCGAACGGTACGGTGCCGCTCACTGCCATCATCATGCTGGCGGCGATCTATGGTTGTCAGGCTGTCATCTTCTTGCTCAACCGCAAGTTTGAAATGATTGGCTGGATGATTGTCTACATCATCGGCATTCCAATCTGGTCGCTCTTCCTTCCGCTCTACTCTTTCTGGCACATGGACGACTTCTCGTGGGGTAACACGCGCGTGGTCATGGGAGAAAAGGGTCAGAAGGTAGTGTTGCACGAAGAGGGTACGTTTGACCCTAGCGAGATTCCGTTGCAGACGTGGACCGACTATGAAAACGAGCTTTGGGAGCGCAACTCGGCGCGATCGATTGGCTCGATCATTGAAGCAGCTCGTGCAGAGAATAAGTCGCTCGGGTCGCGCGCTGGATCGCAGTACGCGCCAAGCTTGTACGGTCAGCCGATGCTGCCTCACAACGCAAGCTTCGGACACAGCCCCTCGCCTTCGTACGGTGGCACGCCATCGCAATTCGGTGCGTTCGCTCCTGGACCCGGGTCGCAGATCGGCGGATCGCAGATCGGCGCCGGAGCAGGATACTTCCCACAGGACGCTGCTCGTCAGTCGACTTATAGCATTGGTGGTGGCTACGGTGGACAAGCCATGTCGATGTATGGTCTGcctccaagctcgagcttcggTGTGCCCACTGGTGGCAGTGGGTTCATGCCTCAGCCTTTCAACACGACGGCCAGCATGTACGGTTATCCTCAACAGGTGGCTGCCACCCAGTCGATCTATGGCGGCtcgcagcttggctttggtggCGGATTTGCGACCGCggagcaacaacaacaacaacagcagcagcagcaagcagctggCCTATCGGGCAGCGGTGGCAGTAAGAGTCCTCCGCGAGaggctgttgctggcggACTGCCATCTGACAGCCAGATCAAGCTTGACATTCGAAGCTTGATCGCCGAGTCGGACCTGACGACGATCACCAAGAAACAGCTGCGAGCCAAGCTGGAGCAAAAGTAcgccacctcgatcgaATCCAAAAAAGCTTTCATTAACAGCGAGATCGAAAACGTTCTCTCCGAGTCGTAG